Proteins from one Megalops cyprinoides isolate fMegCyp1 chromosome 11, fMegCyp1.pri, whole genome shotgun sequence genomic window:
- the gpr18 gene encoding N-arachidonyl glycine receptor — protein MEMDQNHTQERMFKEMVPREYRLAGLVFYCIIFLIGIVVNLTALWVFGMTTKRRTSVTIYMINVAIVDLTFIILLPFRIVYYGMDHWPFGDMFCRVSAALTVFYPCMALWLFALISADRYVAIVQPRHSKELKNVRKAVVSCMGVWVMTLGSTAPLLFTDDDPDHASNFTTCAKTRDIVHLRQDNPVNFVRLIFFFLVPICIMVGCYAIIVDNLIHGRTSRLKPKVKQKSVRIIVTLIVQVLVCFVPFHVCFVVLLLGEGGHEYSPWAAFTTFLMNLSTVLDIILYYIVSKQFQDRVISVILYRNYLRSVRRKSLHTGSVRSLSNLTSAVI, from the coding sequence ATGGAAATGGATCAGAACCACACTCAGGAGAGGATGTTCAAGGAGATGGTGCCACGAGAGTACAGGCTCGCGGGCCTGGTGTTCTACTGCATCATCTTCCTCATTGGGATCGTGGTCAACCTCACTGCACTCTGGGTCTTCGGCATGACCACCAAGAGGAGGACCTCCGTCACCATCTACATGATCAACGTGGCCATAGTAGACCTCACCTTTATCATCCTCTTGCCCTTCCGCATAGTCTACTATGGGATGGACCACTGGCCGTTCGGTGACATGTTCTGCCGGGTCAGCGCGGCACTGACTGTCTTCTACCCCTGCATGGCCCTCTGGCTCTTCGCCCTGATCAGCGCCGACCGCTATGTGGCCATCGTGCAGCCCCGCCACAGCAAGGAGCTGAAGAATGTGCGCAAGGCGGTGGTGTCCTGCATGGGTGTGTGGGTCATGACCCTCGGCAGCACAGCGCCCCTCCTCTTCACCGACGACGACCCCGACCACGCCTCCAACTTCACCACCTGCGCCAAGACGCGCGACATCGTCCACCTGCGGCAGGACAACCCCGTCAACTTCGTGCGGCTCATCTTCTTCTTCCTGGTGCCCATCTGCATCATGGTGGGCTGCTACGCCATCATCGTGGACAACCTGATCCACGGGCGCACCTCCCGGCTCAAGCCCAAGGTCAAGCAGAAGTCGGTGCGCATCATCGTCACGCTCATCGTGCAGGTGCTGGTGTGCTTCGTGCCCTTCCACGTCTGCTTCGTCGTCCTGTTGCTGGGCGAGGGCGGGCACGAGTACAGCCCCTGGGCCGCCTTCACCACCTTCCTGATGAACCTCAGCACCGTGCTGGACATCATCCTCTACTACATCGTGTCCAAGCAGTTCCAGGACCGCGTCATCAGCGTCATCCTCTACAGGAACTACCTGCGCAGCGTGCGACGCAAGAGCCTGCACACGGGCAGCGTGCGGTCGCTCAGCAACCTCACCAGCGCCGTCATCTGA
- the gpr183a gene encoding G-protein coupled receptor 183-A gives MMGPSFLNTTRMEHGINSTSNVTTCTNLYDHRDTARVLMPLHYAIVFVVGLLGNGLALHVIRPNMKKINSTTLYSTHLVVSDILFTLSLPLRIVYYANGFHWPLGEFLCKASGLIFYINTYAGVNFMTCLSVDRFIAVVLPLKYSRFRKVQNVKYICVVVWLVVLAQTLPLIGMPMTNIEPDGYITCMEYPNFEKVDNLPYMLIGAVFLGYGIPVVTILACYSVLCWKLHFAAKNNHLTEKSGRSKKAIGVICCVILVFVVCYSPYHIDILQYMIRKLHYTPDCTELHSFQVSLHITVCLMNFNSCMDPFIYFFACKGYKRKIMKMMKRPVSVSLSSVVRTSPEGSSRDFIDGHKIHLNNTRSHE, from the coding sequence ATGATGGGTCCCAGCTTCCTGAACACCACAAGAATGGAGCATGGCATCAACAGCACCAGCAATGTCACAACGTGCACCAATCTATACGACCACAGGGACACGGCCCGCGTGCTCATGCCGTTACACTACGCCATTGTTTTCGTCGTGGGGCTGCTTGGAAATGGCCTGGCACTCCATGTCATCCGGCCCAACATGAAGAAGATTAACTCCACCACGCTCTACTCCACCCACTTAGTGGTGTCCGACATCCTATTCACGCTCTCGCTACCCCTCCGGATTGTCTACTATGCTAACGGCTTCCACTGGCCACTGGGTGAATTCCTCTGCAAAGCCAGTGGCCTGATCTTCTACATCAACACCTACGCTGGGGTCAACTTCATGACCTGCCTGAGCGTGGACCGCTTCATTGCCGTGGTACTGCCACTGAAGTACAGCCGCTTCCGAAAGGTCCAGAACGTCAAGTACATCTGTGTGGTGGTGTGGCTGGTGGTGCTGGCCCAGACACTGCCCCTAATTGGGATGCCTATGACCAACATAGAACCAGATGGGTATATCACCTGCATGGAGTATCCCAACTTTGAGAAGGTGGACAACCTACCCTACATGCTCATTGGCGCTGTCTTCCTGGGCTATGGTATCCCTGTGGTGACCATCCTGGCCTgttattctgtgctgtgctggaagctgcACTTTGCTGCCAAGAACAACCACCTGACGGAGAAGTCGGGCCGGAGTAAGAAAGCCATTGGGGTCATCTGCTGCGTCATCCTGGTCTTTGTGGTGTGCTACAGCCCCTATCACATCGACATCCTGCAGTACATGATCAGAAAGCTGCACTACACACCTGACTGCACAGAGCTGCACTCCTTCCAGGTGTCTCTGCACATCACCGTCTGCCTAATGAACTTCAACAGTTGCATGGACCCCTTCATCTATTTCTTTGCATGCAAGGGCTACAAGAGGAAGAtcatgaagatgatgaagaggCCGGTGAGCGTGTCCCTGTCTAGTGTGGTCAGGACCTCACCAGAGGGCTCCTCCAGGGACTTTATTGATGGACACAAAATCCACCTCAACAACACCCGGAGCCATGAATGA